The Halobacterium sp. CBA1132 genome has a segment encoding these proteins:
- a CDS encoding biotin/lipoate A/B protein ligase family protein, producing the protein MRVLRGRADSPDADRAATRRLLDWVAETGEPAVRVWAPGRQLAFGRRDANSDGYEAAREAAREHGFPPVERSVGGRAVAYTETTLAFARVTPVEGVRTGLQERYDAMVADVIDALAAVGVDAHEGEPPDSFCPGDHSVSADGKLAGIAQRVTKDAALTSGVLVVDDRDEMADVLADVYPKLGVPFDPKSVGSVAAAGGDAERVRDELESALVGNAEVDVERLS; encoded by the coding sequence ATGCGCGTGCTCCGCGGGCGAGCCGACAGCCCGGATGCCGACCGCGCGGCGACCCGGCGGCTCCTCGATTGGGTCGCGGAGACCGGGGAGCCGGCGGTTCGCGTGTGGGCGCCGGGTCGCCAACTCGCGTTCGGCCGCCGAGACGCCAACAGCGACGGCTACGAGGCGGCGCGCGAGGCCGCACGAGAGCACGGTTTCCCGCCGGTCGAGCGCAGCGTCGGCGGGCGCGCGGTCGCGTACACGGAGACGACGCTCGCGTTCGCCAGAGTCACGCCAGTCGAGGGCGTCCGCACGGGCCTCCAGGAGCGCTACGACGCGATGGTCGCGGACGTCATCGACGCGCTCGCGGCGGTCGGCGTGGACGCCCACGAGGGCGAACCTCCAGACTCGTTCTGCCCGGGCGACCACTCCGTCTCCGCGGACGGCAAACTCGCGGGCATCGCCCAGCGCGTGACGAAGGACGCCGCACTCACGTCGGGCGTGCTGGTCGTCGACGACCGCGACGAGATGGCCGACGTACTCGCAGACGTCTATCCGAAATTGGGGGTGCCGTTCGACCCGAAATCGGTGGGGAGCGTTGCGGCAGCAGGGGGAGACGCGGAACGCGTCAGGGACGAATTGGAGAGCGCGCTCGTCGGTAATGCAGAGGTCGATGTGGAACGGCTATCGTGA
- a CDS encoding phosphate-starvation-inducible PsiE family protein encodes MDVDDHVRITERLIQSVEIVAAYVLVLLFAVGVFDLGLNIFQLVRTGAITQTSEVVALIDTVLLLFIIVEIYQTVVAYTREESVVRIVIITGIIAVTRRVISFHPGDHAAQEALLTSLGFATLLAVLVGALYIVRRTNPDGGSLH; translated from the coding sequence ATGGACGTCGACGACCACGTACGAATCACCGAGCGACTCATCCAGTCGGTCGAAATCGTCGCCGCGTACGTCCTCGTGTTGCTGTTCGCCGTCGGCGTCTTCGACCTCGGACTGAACATCTTCCAGTTGGTCCGGACTGGCGCCATTACGCAGACCAGTGAGGTCGTCGCGCTCATCGACACCGTCCTCCTCCTCTTCATCATCGTGGAAATCTACCAGACGGTCGTCGCGTACACCCGCGAGGAGAGCGTCGTCCGCATCGTCATCATCACCGGCATCATCGCGGTCACGCGCCGCGTCATCAGTTTCCACCCCGGCGACCATGCCGCCCAAGAAGCCCTGTTGACGTCGCTCGGGTTCGCGACGCTGCTGGCCGTGCTGGTCGGCGCGCTCTACATCGTCCGTCGGACGAACCCCGACGGCGGCTCGCTCCACTAA
- a CDS encoding cysteine hydrolase family protein, whose protein sequence is MEFDPERTAVVVVDVQNGFCHPDGSLYAPASEAVVDDVTSLVDRARDAGASVVYTRDVHPPEQFEDNHYYDEFERWGEHVVEGTWEAQLHDDLDIRDEDYVVDKHTYDAFYETGLDGHLDAHGVDDLLVCGTLANVCVLHTAGSAGLRDYRPVLVEDAIGYIEEEHREYALDHADWLFGEVVDRGDVAFA, encoded by the coding sequence ATGGAGTTCGACCCCGAGCGAACCGCGGTCGTCGTGGTGGACGTCCAGAACGGGTTCTGCCACCCCGACGGGAGTTTGTACGCGCCCGCCAGCGAGGCGGTCGTCGACGACGTGACGAGTCTCGTCGACCGAGCCCGCGACGCGGGCGCGAGCGTCGTCTACACCCGCGACGTCCACCCGCCCGAGCAGTTCGAGGACAACCACTACTACGACGAGTTCGAGCGCTGGGGCGAACACGTCGTCGAGGGGACGTGGGAGGCCCAACTCCACGACGACCTCGACATCCGCGACGAGGACTACGTGGTGGACAAACACACCTACGACGCGTTCTACGAGACCGGCCTCGACGGCCACCTCGACGCGCACGGCGTCGACGACCTGCTGGTCTGTGGGACGCTGGCGAACGTCTGCGTGCTCCACACCGCGGGGAGCGCGGGCCTGCGGGATTACCGGCCGGTGCTCGTCGAGGACGCGATTGGCTACATCGAGGAAGAACACCGCGAGTACGCCCTCGACCACGCAGACTGGCTGTTCGGGGAAGTCGTCGACCGCGGCGACGTGGCGTTCGCTTAG
- a CDS encoding Hvo_1808 family surface protein: MTRRTLAVAFVALVVLAGCQSPAVTGGGDSVETTTPAASDFDYADPAGDALGWEGGYWHNESLPVTVEDGLNETERQQVVNRSMARVEQLRGIEFDSPVPVDVISRSTYRGQYAGSGNASDAATTFDNVKFEALFLVGERDDSLDVQSENRGSNVLGFYTPRDDRIVVISESETPTIDENTLGHELMHALQFRNFDPNFSSPTRDKANAHKGLIEGEASFLDSQYSQRCGDEWECATPEAAGGGGGGGGSIHLGVYMMKYFPYSAGSAFVEHIYDDGGWSAVADVYDSPPASSEQVAQPEKYGSDQPSDVSLPDRSADSWERVTPGGRAPYGEVGVGGLTAMFGYPLFEQDRHPQNAILEPRNFDENGNIVRSSPFNYATTPVEGWDGEKLWVYENGNETAYTWRLAFDSNGDAREFARTYRQLLQYWGGEERSNGVWRIPEGESEFADAFRVTRSGSDVTIVNAPTPGDLGDVHSQ; encoded by the coding sequence ATGACACGCCGAACTCTGGCCGTGGCGTTCGTCGCGCTGGTGGTCCTCGCGGGCTGCCAGTCCCCCGCCGTGACTGGCGGCGGTGACTCCGTCGAGACGACCACACCGGCGGCGAGCGACTTCGACTACGCCGACCCCGCCGGCGACGCGCTCGGCTGGGAGGGCGGCTACTGGCACAACGAGTCCCTCCCGGTGACCGTCGAGGACGGCCTCAACGAGACCGAACGACAGCAGGTCGTCAACCGCTCGATGGCGCGCGTCGAACAGCTCCGCGGCATCGAGTTCGATTCGCCGGTCCCCGTCGACGTCATCTCGCGGTCGACGTACCGCGGACAGTACGCCGGGTCCGGCAACGCCAGCGACGCGGCAACGACGTTCGACAACGTGAAATTCGAGGCGCTGTTCCTCGTCGGCGAGCGCGACGACTCGCTGGACGTCCAGAGCGAGAATCGCGGATCGAACGTCCTCGGGTTCTACACGCCCCGCGACGACCGCATCGTCGTCATCTCGGAGTCCGAGACGCCGACCATCGACGAGAACACGCTCGGCCACGAACTGATGCACGCGCTGCAGTTCCGGAACTTCGACCCGAACTTCTCCTCGCCCACCCGCGACAAGGCCAACGCCCACAAGGGCCTCATCGAGGGTGAAGCGAGCTTCCTCGACAGCCAGTACAGCCAGCGCTGCGGCGACGAGTGGGAGTGTGCGACGCCCGAAGCCGCGGGCGGTGGCGGTGGTGGCGGCGGGAGCATCCACCTCGGCGTCTACATGATGAAGTACTTCCCGTACAGCGCGGGGTCGGCGTTCGTCGAGCATATCTACGACGACGGCGGCTGGAGCGCCGTCGCGGACGTCTACGACTCCCCGCCGGCGTCCTCCGAGCAGGTCGCCCAGCCCGAGAAGTACGGCAGCGACCAGCCCAGTGACGTCTCCCTGCCCGACCGCTCCGCCGATTCGTGGGAGCGCGTCACGCCCGGCGGCCGCGCGCCCTACGGCGAAGTCGGTGTCGGCGGGCTGACAGCGATGTTCGGATACCCACTCTTCGAGCAGGACCGCCACCCGCAGAACGCCATCCTAGAGCCGCGGAACTTCGACGAGAACGGCAACATCGTCCGGAGTTCGCCGTTCAACTACGCGACCACGCCCGTCGAGGGCTGGGACGGCGAGAAGCTCTGGGTGTACGAGAACGGCAACGAGACGGCGTACACGTGGCGGCTCGCGTTCGACTCGAACGGCGACGCCCGCGAGTTCGCGCGCACGTACCGCCAGCTACTCCAGTACTGGGGCGGCGAGGAGCGCTCGAACGGCGTCTGGCGCATCCCCGAGGGCGAGAGCGAGTTCGCTGACGCGTTCCGCGTCACTCGCTCCGGGAGCGACGTCACCATCGTGAACGCGCCGACGCCCGGCGACCTCGGCGACGTCCACTCGCAGTAG
- a CDS encoding nicotinate phosphoribosyltransferase, producing the protein MTFDVVSPEAIESGRATDAYFERTETTLEFADRNPSVVAEVTADQFPTGEFELLAGVKDAAHLLEGLPVDVDALPEGTLFDGGPVLRIEGDYLDFARYETSLLGFLSHASGVATGALETRHAAPESQVLSFGARHVHPSIAAMVERSALVGGLDGFSHLAAGDVLGREAGGTMPHALMICFGRGNQEAAWRAFDDAVDESVPRVALCDTYSDEKDEVLRAIDELGDNLDSVRLDTTGSRRGDFRHIVREIRWELDARGHGDVDVFLSGGLGPADLRHLRDVADGFGVGSYVSNADPVDFALDIVAVDGEPAAKRGKLSGKKDVYRTRDGGHQIGLAARPGPTDGTSLLDPLIRDGELVRSFSIEDAADRALDDAERVDFRNPAE; encoded by the coding sequence GTGACCTTCGACGTCGTGTCCCCCGAAGCCATCGAGAGCGGGCGCGCGACCGACGCCTACTTCGAGCGCACCGAGACGACCCTGGAGTTCGCCGACAGGAACCCCAGCGTCGTCGCGGAAGTGACCGCCGACCAGTTCCCGACCGGGGAGTTCGAACTGCTCGCGGGCGTGAAAGACGCCGCCCACCTCCTCGAAGGCCTCCCCGTAGATGTCGACGCGCTGCCCGAGGGGACGCTGTTCGACGGCGGCCCCGTCCTCCGCATCGAGGGCGACTACTTGGACTTCGCGCGCTACGAGACGTCGCTTTTGGGCTTCCTCTCGCACGCCTCCGGCGTCGCCACGGGCGCGCTCGAAACCCGGCACGCCGCCCCCGAATCACAGGTCCTGAGTTTCGGCGCGCGCCACGTCCACCCCTCGATTGCGGCGATGGTCGAACGCTCCGCGCTCGTCGGCGGCCTCGACGGCTTCTCCCACCTCGCCGCCGGCGACGTTCTCGGTCGGGAAGCCGGCGGGACGATGCCCCACGCCCTCATGATCTGCTTCGGGCGCGGCAATCAGGAGGCGGCGTGGCGCGCGTTCGACGACGCCGTCGACGAGTCCGTGCCGCGGGTCGCGCTCTGTGACACGTACAGCGACGAGAAAGACGAGGTGCTTCGCGCCATCGACGAACTCGGCGACAACTTAGACAGCGTCCGCCTCGACACCACCGGGTCGCGCCGCGGCGACTTCCGGCACATCGTCCGCGAGATTCGCTGGGAGTTGGACGCGCGCGGCCACGGCGACGTCGACGTGTTCCTCAGCGGCGGCCTCGGCCCGGCGGACCTCCGCCACCTCCGCGACGTCGCGGACGGCTTCGGCGTCGGCAGCTACGTCTCGAACGCCGACCCCGTTGACTTCGCGCTCGACATCGTGGCAGTCGACGGCGAACCCGCGGCTAAGCGCGGGAAACTCTCCGGGAAGAAGGACGTCTACCGAACGCGCGACGGCGGCCACCAGATTGGCCTCGCCGCTCGCCCCGGTCCGACGGACGGCACGTCGCTGCTGGACCCGCTGATTCGGGACGGCGAACTCGTCCGGTCGTTCAGCATCGAGGACGCCGCCGACCGCGCGCTCGACGACGCCGAGCGTGTCGACTTCCGAAACCCCGCGGAGTAA
- a CDS encoding TIGR00296 family protein, whose protein sequence is MAEAQSVVLSFEDGARTVELARESVEAFVRNGQREQPGSMRDAFYNRTSAFVRLESTHGRGRLRGCAGAQESARDLGSRDQQLGHAIVEASIKAASDASCGSEVEAAELPNLRVSVCTVSNLVLTDDPVDDIELGVHGVAIDGDGKHGWMYPTLPVENDWSVFEYLDRTCRKAGLPNGAWENDDVMVTLFEGQVFRETGEDVEEPVEELTA, encoded by the coding sequence ATGGCCGAGGCCCAGTCAGTAGTACTTTCCTTCGAGGACGGCGCTCGGACGGTTGAACTAGCACGCGAATCCGTCGAGGCGTTCGTCCGGAACGGCCAGCGCGAGCAGCCCGGAAGCATGCGAGACGCCTTCTACAACCGAACGAGCGCGTTCGTGCGACTGGAGTCGACCCACGGTCGCGGCCGACTCCGGGGCTGCGCGGGCGCTCAGGAGTCCGCCCGCGACCTCGGGAGCCGCGACCAGCAGCTCGGACACGCCATCGTCGAGGCGTCAATCAAGGCCGCCTCCGACGCGTCGTGTGGCTCGGAAGTCGAGGCCGCGGAGCTACCGAACCTTCGCGTCTCCGTCTGCACCGTCTCGAATCTCGTCCTCACGGACGACCCCGTCGACGACATCGAACTCGGCGTCCACGGCGTCGCCATCGACGGCGACGGCAAGCACGGCTGGATGTATCCGACGCTGCCCGTCGAGAACGACTGGAGCGTCTTCGAGTATCTCGACCGAACCTGTCGGAAGGCCGGCCTCCCGAACGGCGCGTGGGAGAACGACGACGTGATGGTCACACTGTTCGAGGGACAGGTGTTCCGAGAGACCGGCGAGGACGTCGAGGAGCCCGTCGAAGAGCTCACCGCGTAA
- a CDS encoding aminopeptidase — protein MDPRIEDHAEVLVDWSARVEEGDDVVLTVGPDAHELAVAVAEKVGERGANLVTTYSSGELNRAYALAHGDGFDEDPDYELALYENADVVLIVGGGRNTSEGSDVPADVRRAKSRARQGIREARLDADWVSTVHPTRSLAQQANMSYEEYREFAYDAILRDWESLADQMANMKEILDAGSEVRLVKADTDLTMSIENRTAVNSAASVAYDSHNLPSGEVFTAPHATEGEVFFDVPMTIHGERVQDVHLTFEDGEVVDYSAAQNEQVVGEILDTDDGARRLGELGIGMNRGIDQFTDSVLFDEKMGDTVHLALGRAYESNYPEGHEDEANDSAVHVDMITDVSEDSYMEVDGEVVQRDGTFRWEDGFEE, from the coding sequence ATGGACCCCCGTATCGAGGACCACGCCGAAGTGCTGGTGGACTGGAGCGCGCGCGTCGAGGAAGGCGACGACGTGGTGTTGACCGTCGGGCCGGACGCCCACGAACTCGCCGTCGCCGTCGCCGAGAAGGTCGGCGAGCGCGGCGCGAACCTCGTCACGACGTACTCGTCGGGCGAACTCAACCGAGCGTACGCGCTCGCCCACGGCGACGGCTTCGACGAGGACCCCGACTACGAACTCGCACTCTACGAGAACGCCGACGTCGTGCTCATCGTCGGCGGCGGCCGCAACACCAGCGAGGGCTCGGACGTCCCCGCTGATGTCCGGCGCGCGAAGTCGAGAGCGCGGCAGGGAATCCGGGAAGCGCGCTTGGACGCCGACTGGGTGTCGACGGTCCACCCGACGCGGTCGCTCGCCCAGCAGGCGAACATGTCCTACGAGGAGTACCGGGAGTTCGCGTACGACGCCATCCTCCGCGACTGGGAGAGCCTCGCGGACCAGATGGCGAACATGAAAGAGATTCTCGACGCCGGCAGCGAGGTGCGACTCGTCAAGGCGGACACCGACCTCACGATGTCCATCGAGAACCGGACCGCCGTGAACTCCGCGGCGTCCGTCGCCTACGATTCGCACAACCTCCCCTCGGGCGAAGTGTTCACCGCGCCCCACGCCACCGAGGGCGAGGTGTTCTTCGACGTCCCGATGACGATTCACGGCGAGCGCGTCCAAGACGTCCACCTCACGTTCGAGGACGGCGAAGTCGTCGACTACAGCGCCGCGCAGAACGAGCAGGTCGTCGGCGAGATTCTGGACACCGACGACGGCGCGCGCCGCCTCGGCGAACTCGGCATCGGGATGAACCGCGGCATCGACCAGTTCACCGACTCCGTTCTCTTCGACGAGAAGATGGGCGACACCGTCCACCTCGCGCTCGGCCGAGCCTACGAGTCGAACTACCCCGAGGGCCACGAGGACGAAGCCAACGACTCGGCCGTCCACGTCGACATGATTACCGACGTCAGCGAGGACTCCTACATGGAAGTCGACGGGGAGGTCGTCCAGCGCGACGGGACCTTCCGGTGGGAAGACGGCTTCGAGGAGTGA
- a CDS encoding valine--tRNA ligase — MTNIPDSYDPDRIESEWQDDWQDSDVYEFDPSDSDTEYIIDTPPPYPTGNLHLGHALGWSYIDFTARFHRLQGDAVLFPQGWDCHGLPTEVKVEENHDIHRTDVSREEFREMCVEHTEARIAEMKQTMTQMGFSQDWSAEFRTMDPEYWGQTQSSFVEMADDDMVYRDEHPVNWCPRCETAIADAEVENVDREGTLYYVTFEGVGNDDIEIATTRPELLAACVGMAVDPDDERFEGRVGDTFEVPLFGQEVELLADDEVDPEFGSGAVMICTFGDKQDVDWWAEYDLDLRSVFTEDGHLTEEAGEFGGLTIDDAKGEIADALDDGGYLNDTEPTEQSVGACWRCDTPIEILSKEQWFVEVDQDLILEKAEDVEWIPEHMHDRLVDWAEGMEWDWVISRQRVFATPIPAWECADCGHWHIAEDAETPVDPTEEDPAVGACPECGSHDWRGETDVMDTWMDSSITPLHISGWPQDIDLDEFEPVGLRPQGHDIIRTWAFYTLLRTGALTDEAPWEDILVNGMVFGDDGNKMSKSRGNVVAPDEAIEEYSADAVRQALALGGQPGSDVQFQWKEVTSASRFLTKLWNIVKFAGGHFDEDTPDVSDPAYRDADRWLLSELTRVADEVEAEMEAYRFDAALRRLREFAWEDLADDYVELVKGRLYNGRPGERAAAEKTLYTAVTSVVRMLSPFSPHVTEEIWNHLPGTEGSVHNASWPDVDMLDEEAEVAGEHIAETASEVRAWKSENHIPLNESLDRVELYFDRSEEATLDTYDLSETVNAPIKLVEGRPDIELVPVEVDADESEIGPEFRSEAGAVMQAVDAADPAEIQAQMHSGDVVTVDAAGETYELDADWLTVDEEYRAQTGEEVAVVETSFGTVLVYE, encoded by the coding sequence ATGACGAACATTCCGGACAGCTACGACCCCGACCGCATCGAATCCGAGTGGCAAGACGACTGGCAGGACTCCGACGTCTACGAGTTCGACCCCAGCGACTCGGACACCGAGTACATCATCGACACGCCGCCGCCGTACCCCACCGGGAACCTCCACCTCGGTCACGCGCTCGGCTGGTCGTACATCGACTTCACCGCGCGCTTCCACCGCCTGCAGGGCGACGCCGTCCTCTTCCCGCAGGGCTGGGACTGCCACGGCCTCCCGACCGAAGTCAAAGTCGAGGAGAACCACGACATCCACCGGACGGACGTCTCCCGCGAGGAGTTCCGGGAGATGTGCGTCGAACACACCGAGGCCCGCATCGCGGAGATGAAACAGACGATGACCCAGATGGGGTTCTCGCAGGACTGGTCGGCGGAGTTCCGCACGATGGACCCCGAGTACTGGGGGCAGACGCAGTCGTCGTTCGTCGAGATGGCCGACGACGACATGGTCTACCGCGACGAGCACCCCGTCAACTGGTGCCCGCGCTGCGAGACCGCCATCGCGGACGCCGAAGTCGAGAACGTCGACCGCGAGGGCACGCTGTACTACGTCACCTTCGAGGGCGTCGGCAACGACGACATCGAAATCGCGACCACGCGCCCGGAACTGCTGGCGGCCTGCGTCGGAATGGCCGTCGACCCCGACGACGAGCGCTTCGAGGGCCGCGTCGGCGACACGTTCGAAGTCCCGCTGTTCGGGCAGGAGGTCGAACTGCTCGCCGACGACGAGGTCGACCCCGAGTTCGGGTCAGGCGCCGTCATGATCTGTACGTTCGGGGACAAGCAGGACGTCGACTGGTGGGCCGAGTACGACCTCGACCTGCGGTCGGTGTTCACCGAGGACGGCCACCTCACCGAGGAGGCCGGCGAATTCGGGGGTCTCACCATCGACGACGCGAAGGGCGAAATCGCGGACGCCCTCGACGACGGGGGCTACCTCAACGACACCGAGCCCACCGAGCAGAGCGTCGGCGCGTGCTGGCGGTGTGACACGCCCATCGAGATTCTCTCCAAGGAGCAGTGGTTCGTCGAGGTCGACCAGGACCTGATTCTGGAGAAGGCCGAGGACGTCGAGTGGATTCCCGAGCACATGCACGACCGCCTCGTCGACTGGGCGGAGGGCATGGAGTGGGACTGGGTCATCTCCCGGCAGCGCGTGTTCGCGACGCCGATTCCCGCGTGGGAGTGCGCGGACTGCGGCCACTGGCACATCGCCGAGGACGCCGAGACGCCCGTCGACCCCACCGAGGAAGACCCCGCGGTCGGCGCCTGTCCCGAGTGCGGCAGCCACGACTGGCGCGGCGAGACCGACGTCATGGACACGTGGATGGACTCCTCGATTACGCCCCTCCACATCTCCGGGTGGCCACAGGACATCGACTTGGACGAGTTCGAGCCGGTTGGCCTGCGCCCGCAGGGCCACGACATCATCCGCACGTGGGCGTTCTACACGCTGCTGCGGACGGGCGCGCTCACCGACGAGGCGCCGTGGGAGGACATCCTCGTCAACGGCATGGTGTTCGGTGACGACGGCAACAAGATGTCCAAATCCCGCGGGAACGTCGTCGCGCCCGACGAGGCCATCGAGGAGTACTCCGCGGACGCCGTCCGGCAGGCGCTCGCGCTCGGCGGCCAACCCGGCAGCGACGTCCAGTTCCAGTGGAAGGAAGTCACGTCCGCGTCGCGGTTCCTCACGAAGCTCTGGAACATCGTGAAGTTCGCGGGCGGCCACTTCGACGAGGACACGCCCGATGTCTCCGACCCCGCCTACCGGGACGCCGACCGCTGGCTGCTCTCGGAACTGACGCGGGTCGCCGACGAGGTCGAAGCCGAGATGGAGGCGTACCGCTTCGACGCGGCGCTGCGCCGCCTCCGCGAGTTCGCGTGGGAGGACCTCGCCGACGACTACGTCGAACTCGTCAAGGGCCGCCTGTACAACGGGCGACCCGGCGAGCGCGCCGCCGCCGAGAAGACCCTCTACACGGCAGTCACGTCCGTCGTCCGGATGCTGTCGCCGTTCAGCCCGCACGTCACCGAGGAAATCTGGAACCACCTCCCCGGCACGGAGGGCAGCGTCCACAACGCCTCGTGGCCCGACGTCGACATGCTCGACGAGGAGGCGGAGGTCGCCGGCGAGCACATCGCCGAGACCGCCAGCGAGGTGCGCGCGTGGAAGTCCGAGAACCACATCCCGCTCAACGAGTCGCTGGACCGCGTCGAACTCTACTTCGACCGCAGCGAGGAGGCGACGCTTGACACGTACGACCTCAGCGAGACCGTCAACGCCCCCATCAAACTCGTCGAGGGGCGCCCGGACATCGAACTCGTCCCCGTCGAGGTCGACGCCGACGAGTCCGAAATCGGCCCCGAGTTCCGCAGTGAGGCCGGCGCGGTGATGCAGGCCGTCGACGCCGCCGACCCCGCCGAGATTCAAGCGCAGATGCACTCCGGGGACGTCGTCACCGTCGACGCCGCCGGCGAGACGTACGAACTGGACGCCGACTGGCTGACCGTCGACGAGGAGTACCGCGCGCAGACCGGCGAGGAGGTCGCGGTCGTCGAGACGTCGTTCGGCACCGTCCTCGTCTACGAGTAG
- a CDS encoding ABC transporter substrate-binding protein encodes MRRRTFIKSGTAATVAGLLAGCTSNSESDGSTTEPTTASDTTTSSSDETTADDGSYSVSIEPMGEVEFDAVPETWVANNGSWADMGVALGREPPEAVWLANRYHTRYYDDIDGVSVDASGMTSLYQGGVDKELFYSLDADVHVIDPNFLLNRFSGWNQSDIDEIEDGVGPFFGNSIFSRGYGWHEDYQYYTLYEAFEKLAQVFQRTERYEAFESLHDDFQSNVSDVVPAESERPSVAIMWAAGDEPTSFSPYLISEGTSFKQWRDLQVNDALANTDVRDFHASRAEVDFETLLEIDPDVLLLRGQEAKTAEEFQNTVVSFLEDDTTASDLTAVQNGDIYRGGPLYQGPITNLVLTERGAQQLYDVDEELFDRERVANIVNGDF; translated from the coding sequence ATGCGACGACGCACGTTCATCAAATCCGGAACCGCAGCGACCGTCGCCGGCCTGCTCGCCGGCTGCACCAGCAACTCGGAGTCCGACGGGTCGACTACCGAGCCGACTACTGCATCGGATACGACCACCAGTTCTTCCGACGAGACGACCGCCGACGACGGCTCGTACAGCGTCTCCATCGAGCCGATGGGCGAGGTCGAGTTCGACGCCGTGCCCGAGACGTGGGTCGCGAACAACGGTAGCTGGGCCGACATGGGCGTCGCGCTCGGCCGCGAACCGCCGGAAGCCGTCTGGCTCGCGAACCGCTACCACACCCGGTACTACGACGACATCGACGGCGTCTCCGTCGACGCCAGCGGCATGACCTCGCTCTATCAGGGCGGCGTCGACAAAGAACTGTTCTACTCGCTGGACGCCGACGTCCACGTCATCGACCCGAACTTCCTGCTCAACCGCTTCAGCGGCTGGAACCAATCGGACATCGACGAAATCGAGGACGGCGTCGGGCCGTTCTTCGGCAACAGCATCTTCTCGCGGGGCTACGGGTGGCACGAGGACTACCAGTACTACACGCTCTACGAGGCCTTCGAGAAGCTCGCGCAGGTGTTCCAGCGCACGGAGCGCTACGAGGCCTTCGAGAGCCTCCACGACGACTTCCAGTCGAACGTCAGCGATGTCGTGCCCGCCGAGAGCGAGCGCCCGAGCGTCGCCATCATGTGGGCGGCCGGCGACGAACCCACGTCGTTCTCCCCGTACCTCATCAGCGAGGGGACGAGCTTCAAGCAGTGGCGCGACCTCCAAGTCAACGACGCGCTCGCGAACACCGACGTCCGCGACTTCCACGCCTCCCGCGCAGAAGTCGACTTCGAGACGCTGCTCGAAATCGACCCGGACGTCCTCCTGTTGCGCGGTCAGGAGGCCAAGACCGCCGAAGAGTTCCAGAACACGGTCGTCTCCTTCCTCGAAGACGACACCACCGCCAGCGACCTCACCGCCGTCCAGAACGGCGACATCTACCGCGGCGGCCCGCTCTACCAGGGCCCGATTACGAACCTCGTGCTCACCGAGCGCGGCGCACAGCAGCTCTACGACGTCGACGAGGAGCTGTTCGACCGCGAGCGCGTCGCGAACATCGTCAACGGCGACTTCTGA